The following proteins are co-located in the Pseudomonas cavernae genome:
- a CDS encoding nucleoside-binding protein, whose protein sequence is MNNTVKGTALLLALVGAGEASALEWMNNSVGFRYGEEFTNPNNPNNIAKRIYSFTHASGYQYGSNYFHLDVLLSDSNDPRKGTDHGGSEVYGVYRNQIFASRVFDQAFSNALVKDYALTLGFDASRNNNLASAKKRALVIGPTLKFNTVGFADLSLMYYKEKNHSGIPGAKHPDHTFDATYMLSLAWMRPFEVANHAAKFQGFVNYVGDKGEDYFDKDTAPETLMRAALMVAARPGKNAKPNLYFGVGYEYWHNKFGVDGGRGSRTSTPTLNLELTF, encoded by the coding sequence ATGAACAACACAGTGAAAGGCACCGCCCTGCTGCTCGCCCTGGTCGGCGCTGGGGAGGCTTCGGCCCTGGAGTGGATGAACAACAGCGTCGGCTTCCGCTACGGCGAGGAGTTCACCAACCCGAACAACCCCAACAACATCGCCAAGCGCATCTATAGCTTCACCCATGCCAGCGGCTACCAGTACGGCAGCAACTACTTCCACCTCGACGTGCTGCTGTCCGACAGCAACGACCCGCGCAAGGGCACCGACCACGGCGGCAGTGAGGTCTACGGCGTGTACCGCAACCAGATCTTCGCCTCGCGGGTGTTCGACCAGGCGTTCAGCAACGCGCTGGTCAAGGACTACGCCCTGACCCTGGGCTTCGACGCCAGCCGCAACAACAACCTGGCTTCGGCGAAGAAGCGCGCGCTGGTGATCGGCCCGACCCTGAAGTTCAACACCGTCGGTTTCGCCGACCTGAGCCTGATGTACTACAAGGAGAAGAACCACTCCGGCATCCCCGGCGCCAAGCACCCGGACCACACCTTCGACGCCACCTACATGCTCAGCCTGGCCTGGATGCGGCCGTTCGAGGTGGCCAACCATGCGGCCAAGTTCCAGGGCTTCGTCAACTACGTCGGTGACAAGGGCGAGGACTACTTCGACAAGGACACCGCCCCGGAAACCCTGATGCGCGCTGCGCTGATGGTCGCCGCACGGCCGGGCAAGAACGCCAAGCCGAACCTGTATTTCGGCGTCGGCTACGAGTACTGGCACAACAAGTTCGGTGTCGACGGCGGGCGCGGCAGCCGCACCTCGACGCCGACGCTGAACCTGGAACTCACCTTCTGA
- a CDS encoding LysR family transcriptional regulator: MSRKLRIHSPAIHYFDMVRRCNSIREAARRLNVASSAVNRQILKLEDELGTPLFERLPGGLRLTAAGELFASHVTVVLQDAERLRSELDAMQGLRTGHVEIATVEGVTADLLPCVLKSMRERYPQVTFGVTLLGSQSIPDAVLDGGADLGLAFALPRSAELQQLSVGHFRLGAIVAPGHPLATRHEASLASCAEHGLILAKSELSIHHLLAPLLRRLRQPARPILESSSLELACQLAKRGLGVAFQTRIGIEADLANGELKHIPLSESGGVFSDLGLYVRNGRHLPVAVDAFARQLDEEIRLRERQEREDLAPQVGA, translated from the coding sequence ATGAGCCGCAAGCTGCGCATCCACTCGCCGGCCATCCACTATTTCGACATGGTCCGCCGCTGCAACTCGATCCGCGAGGCGGCGCGGCGCCTGAACGTCGCCTCCTCGGCAGTCAACCGGCAGATCCTCAAGCTCGAGGACGAACTCGGCACACCGCTGTTCGAGCGCCTGCCCGGCGGCCTGCGCCTGACCGCGGCCGGCGAACTATTCGCCAGCCACGTCACCGTGGTGCTGCAGGATGCCGAGCGGCTGCGCTCGGAACTGGACGCCATGCAGGGCCTGCGCACCGGCCACGTGGAGATCGCCACGGTGGAGGGCGTCACCGCCGACCTGCTGCCCTGCGTGCTCAAGAGCATGCGCGAGCGCTACCCGCAGGTGACTTTCGGCGTCACCCTGCTCGGCTCGCAGTCGATCCCCGACGCGGTGCTGGACGGCGGCGCCGACCTCGGCCTGGCCTTCGCTCTGCCGCGCAGCGCCGAGTTGCAACAGCTCAGCGTCGGCCACTTTCGCCTCGGCGCCATCGTCGCCCCCGGCCACCCCCTGGCGACCCGCCACGAAGCGAGCCTCGCCAGCTGCGCCGAGCACGGCCTGATCCTGGCCAAGAGCGAACTGTCGATCCACCACCTGCTCGCCCCGCTGCTGCGCCGCCTGCGCCAGCCCGCCAGGCCGATCCTGGAGAGCAGCTCGCTGGAACTGGCCTGCCAGTTGGCCAAGCGCGGCCTCGGCGTGGCCTTCCAGACCCGCATCGGCATCGAGGCCGACCTCGCCAACGGCGAGCTGAAGCACATCCCGCTGAGCGAAAGCGGCGGCGTGTTCAGCGACCTCGGCCTCTACGTGCGCAACGGCCGCCACCTGCCGGTGGCGGTGGATGCCTTCGCCCGCCAGCTCGACGAGGAAATCCGCCTGCGCGAGCGCCAGGAACGCGAAGACCTCGCCCCGCAGGTTGGTGCGTAG
- a CDS encoding HAD family hydrolase, whose protein sequence is MDGTLTVAVHDFAAIRRALGIPPEHDILHHLAALPEAEAAAKHAWLLEHERELAIGSQAAPGAVALVRELHERGCKLGILTRNAHELALLTLGAIGLGDCFLSADVVGRDEAPPKPDPGGLLHLAEQWKVAPSELVMVGDYRFDLDCARAAGACGVLVNLAENPWPELADAFARDCGELLAML, encoded by the coding sequence ATGGACGGCACCCTGACCGTGGCGGTCCACGACTTCGCGGCGATCCGCCGGGCCCTGGGCATTCCGCCGGAGCACGACATCCTCCACCACCTGGCGGCCCTGCCGGAGGCGGAAGCGGCGGCCAAGCACGCCTGGCTGCTCGAGCACGAACGCGAGCTGGCCATCGGCTCGCAGGCCGCGCCGGGCGCGGTGGCGCTGGTGCGCGAACTGCACGAGCGCGGCTGCAAGCTCGGCATCCTCACCCGCAACGCCCATGAACTGGCGCTGTTGACCCTCGGGGCCATCGGCCTCGGCGACTGCTTCCTCAGCGCCGACGTGGTCGGCCGCGACGAGGCTCCGCCCAAGCCGGACCCCGGTGGCTTGCTGCACCTGGCCGAGCAGTGGAAGGTGGCGCCGAGCGAGCTGGTGATGGTCGGCGACTACCGCTTCGACCTCGACTGCGCGCGCGCGGCCGGCGCCTGCGGGGTGCTGGTCAACCTGGCGGAGAATCCCTGGCCGGAGTTGGCCGATGCCTTTGCCCGCGATTGTGGGGAATTGTTGGCGATGTTGTAG